A genomic segment from Diceros bicornis minor isolate mBicDic1 chromosome 5, mDicBic1.mat.cur, whole genome shotgun sequence encodes:
- the SEC23A gene encoding protein transport protein Sec23A → MTTYLEFIQQNEERDGVRFSWNVWPSSRLEATRMVVPVAALFTPLKERPDLPPIQYEPVLCSRTTCRAVLNPLCQVDYRAKLWACNFCYQRNQFPPTYAGISELNQPAELLPQFSSIEYVVLRGPQMPLIFLYVVDTCMEDEDLQALKESMQMSLSLLPPTALVGLITFGRMVQVHELGCEGISKSYVFRGTKDLSAKQLQEMLGLSKVPVTQATRGPQVQQPPPSNRFLQPVQKIDMNLTDLLGELQRDPWPVPQGKRPLRSSGVALSIAVGLLECTFPNTGARIMMFIGGPATQGPGMVVGDELKTPIRSWHDIEKDNAKYVKKGTKHFEALANRAATTGHVIDIYACALDQTGLLEMKCCPNLTGGYMVMGDSFNTSLFKQTFQRVFTKDMHGQFKMGFGGTLEIKTSREIKISGAIGPCVSLNSKGPCVSENEIGTGGTCQWKICGLSPTTTLAIYFEVVNQHNAPIPQGGRGAIQFVTQYQHSSGQRRIRVTTIARNWADAQTQIQNIAASFDQEAAAILMARLAIYRAETEEGPDVLRWLDRQLIRLCQKFGEYHKDDPSSFRFSETFSLYPQFMFHLRRSPFLQVFNNSPDESSYYRHHFMRQDLTQSLIMIQPILYAYSFSGPPEPVLLDSSSILADRILLMDTFFQILIYHGETIAQWRKSGYQDMPEYENFRHLLQAPVDDAQEILHSRFPMPRYIDTEHGGSQARFLLSKVNPSQTHNNMYAWGQESGAPILTDDVSLQVFMDHLKKLAVSSAA, encoded by the exons ATGACAACCTATTtggaattcattcaacaaaatgaagaacGAGATGGAGTCCGATTTAGTTGGAATGTTTGGCCATCAAGTCGACTAGAAGCTACAAGAATGGTGGTTCCGGTAGCAGCCTTGTTTACACCACTGAAGGAGAGGCCTGATTTACCACCTATTCAATATGAGCCCGTTCTGTGTAGTAGGACCACTTGCCGGGCAGTTTTGAATCCTTTATG TCAAGTGGATTATCGAGCAAAACTCTGGGCTTGCAACTTTTGTTATCAAAGGAATCAG TTTCCGCCTACTTATGCTGGTATATCTGAGCTGAATCAACCTGCTGAACTTTTACCTCAGTTTTCTAGCATTGAATATGTGGTTCTG cgtGGTCCTCAGATGCCCTTGATATTCCTCTATGTGGTTGATACTTGCATGGAAGATGAAGATTTACAAGCCCTGAAAGAATCTATGCAGATGTCATTAAGTCTTTTACCACCTACAGCTTTGGTTGGACTTATTACTTTTGGGAGAATGGTGCAGGTTCATGAGCTTGGATGTGAGGGCATTTCAAAGAGCTATGTCTTCAGAGGAACAAAAGATCTGTCTGCCAAACAACTGCAG GAAATGCTGGGGCTCTCTAAAGTACCTGTTACTCAAGCAACACGTGGACCACAGGTACAGCAGCCACCTCCTTCCAATAG aTTCTTGCAGCCAGTACAGAAAATAGACATGAATCTCACAGATCTTCTGGGAGAGCTGCAGCGAGACCCTTGGCCTGTTCCACAGGGAAAAAGACCTTTGCGTTCCTCTGGGGTGGCCCTTTCCATAGCTGTAGGACTCCTTGAG TGTACTTTTCCCAACACTGGTGCTCGTATCATGATGTTCATTGGCGGTCCAGCCACTCAGGGACCTGGGATGGTGGTTGGAGATGAATTGAAGACACCTATCAGATCATGGCACGACATTGAAAAGGATAATGCCAAATATGTTAAAAAGGGAACTAAG CATTTTGAAGCATTGGCTAATCGCGCTGCCACAACTGGTCATGTCATTGATATCTATGCATGTGCGTTAGATCAGACAGGTCTCCTGGAGATGAAATGCTGTCCCAACCTTACTGg AGGATACATGGTAATGGGCGACTCTTTCAACACTTCCTTATTCAAGCAAACTTTTCAAAGAGTCTTTACCAAAGATATGCATGGACAGTTTAAAATGGGCTTTGGTGGTACATTAGAAATCAAG acctcaagagaaataaagatttcaGGAGCTATTGGACCCTGTGTGTCTCTCAATTCTAAAGGACCCTGTGTGTCTGAAAAC GAGATAGGAACAGGTGGCACTTGTCAATGGAAGATATGTGGACTCAGTCCCACTACAACCTTAGCTATATATTTTGAGGTTGTCAATCAG CATAATGCTCCAATTCCTCAAGGAGGGCGTGGTGCAATCCAGTTTGTGACTCAGTATCAGCATTCAAGTGGACAGAGACGTATCCGAGTGACCACCATCGCCAGGAA CTGGGCAGATGCTCAAACTCAAATCCAGAACATTGCTGCATCTTttgaccaggaggcagctgccatTCTTATGGCCCGGCTGGCGATCTACAGAGCCGAAACAGAGGAAGGGCCAGATGTGCTTAGATGGCTAGACAGACAGCTCATCCGACTG TGTCAGAAATTTGGAGAGTATCACAAAGATGATCCAAGTTCCTTCAGATTTTCGGAAACTTTCTCCCTTTATCCACAG TTTATGTTTCATTTAAGAAGATCTCCTTTCTTGCAAGTTTTTAACAATAGTCCTGATGAGAGTTCATATTATCGTCACCATTTTATGCGTCAAGATCTGACCCAGTCTCTCATCATGATTCAGCCTATTCTGTATGCATATTCTTTTAGTGGGCCCCCAGAG CCGGTTCTTCTTGATAGCAGCAGCATTCTTGCAGATCGCATTCTGCTCATGGACACATTCTTCCAAATTTTGATTTATCATGGTGAG acCATAGCACAGTGGCGGAAGTCAGGATACCAGGACATGCCAGAATATGAAAATTTCCGCCACCTTCTGCAAGCCCCAGTGGATGACGCACAGGAGATTCTTCACTCCAGGTTTCCAATGCCGAGATACATCGACACTGAACATGGGGGCAGCCAG GCCCGTTTCCTGCTTTCAAAAGTGAACCCTTCGCAGACTCATAATAATATGTATGCCTGGGGACAG